The window GCAGGTTTCTATGGGCTGCATCAGCCTGCCGTGAGACTTATTTCGTCTGTATTAAAGTTATTTGTATGAATTTAATGAGACCTTTTGCTGTTGTCTTTTCAGAAATAAAACCAGCttggttacatttttttttgtaaatgtttgtgCTGCTTCATCTATCCAGAACTTTGAGGTTGCTCTCAGACTCAGAATTTCAGTTCTGGTAATGACATCGCATTGTTATCCATCCATGTCCTGAATGTCCAATACAGGGTCGCCCATCCCGGAGGCTACGGGCGCTGCATTGTTAACAGTATATGACGATAAAACTACTCCATGTTATTGCAGCAAAGCTGGAATCAGTGAGGTTAGTTTGCAGTCTAAAAGCAGTGGACTACAGATCAGTTGCACGGTTAAGACCTGTGCAATTTTAGTCCCAAGTTGTTAAACGTGCATCATGTCCAGCGGAGCTGGGCCAGCCCCATGCAGACAGTCCACCATCCACTGTGGGTCTGCTTACCTCCGATTCGCTTTGTGACAGTCAGTCGGCAGCATGGACTCGAGGCCACACCGATCTTTGGCTTGCAGTGCCTCGGTTGGTGCTCTGTGTGGAAGCAGAGTACTGTGCATGCGTTTCCTTTGAGGACGAATCACTTTCTTCTCCCgcaatgaggggaaaaaaatggctGTCCATATATAACAGCAATGTTTGGAAGTGGTGTGTGGTATTTTCTGTAATGATGTTCTCACACGTTCAGCCAGGTAGTTGTTACTATTGTGAAACGGTGCATTACACAATTCTTCACTTTCAAGTTTTCAAAATATACCACAGTAATACCATATATTCATGTGCATTAAAGCACGAGGGAGCAAAGTACTGGTGTATATAGAGTGTGCATTAAAGATTAAGAGCAAAGTTGCATGTGACCTGAAAGGCTGGTGTGAGGAAAAAAGTTTTAGACGGTACAGCTTGACAGGTAACGAAAATCTAGGCACAAAAACATGCTTTCATGTTTTAAAACGAATACCTTATTTAAAAAGCGAAATATTTCAATTACCGTTCAGTTAAACCACCGGCCTACAATAAACTCAACTGCGCACGTAAAAAATTACAATAATTAACCATTACCATCAAAAAAATAATCTATGAAAGTGCATTTTTACATCCAGGCCCACACTaagatgcacggtaattttttttatcagatGCCGCAATTACAATATAAGATACTGTCTCCTTTCACTATAATTAACAAATCTTTTATTCAAGACTAACGAATGAATTAAGTGCAGCTGCACAGACCTGTAGCCTAGCAGCAATTATTCCGGTTAATGCTTCGCAAAGTGTTTTAATTTAGCCAGTCGGCGGCAATGCATCAACCCATTCATGAGTGTTTCACATGCAAGTTTGTTACTGACATTGCAGAGTTTTTGCATCGTGCAGAAGTGGGTTTGGGCTCTGacgcatcatcatcatcatcctcatcctccCAGCGCGCGTCCAGCTCGCCAGCTCAGACTAGTTCAGCACCGTCCGCAGCCGCTCATAGAAAAGCGGCCAGTGCTGGCAGCTGTGGATTTTCTGaaggctttaaaaaaaaatctcatgctGCAAATTATCATGACTCGGaatttttattacagtaaaTGTCAAGCTCGTGCGTTGTAACGGAGGAAAACCGTAACGCATTTCTTTCACCAGCTCTATAGAAGTCGGCTAATACGTCCGTTTCTGAGTTTCAAAGCTGAAAAGTTGTATGATGGCTTCTGCGGCAAAGTATAAAGAGGAAAGCGAGCCTCGGAATAGTCTTGCGTGGCAGAGCTGTTGCTTTGCAGGGATTCTGCCGACAGCCGCCTGTTTCGTGCTGTCTGTGAGCTCAATATCTCTGGGGCTTCTGCTGAGCTCCAGAACGTCCCATCTGGAGCATCGTGTGAAGGTACTGGAAGCCCAGAAGAGCTCCCTATTCCTGGATGCAGCTTCTGAGTTAGGGGCAGATGGAACCGTACTTACACTTCGGGATGCGATTGAAAAGCTCCTGCAAGAGGTAATGCCTTCCTTTACCCTTTCGGCTCGATGGGATGGATGCGTTTGAAGATGCAATTAgtagaaataaaaatatgagCAACCACATCCCCAGAGATGCCTCAGAATAATACAGTAATGAAAAAGCGTTGCTGTACTCAGTGCGCCTACCTCCTTGACTGGAATGTTTTATATTGTGTTGATTCAATCGACATGAAataaaaggtgaattaaaaGCGGAACTGTCATCCTCGGGTATGCGAATCGGTGGCTTGAGCCTAAAATGGTAAATGGATGCGAGCGAATAATTCTGATCAGTGTGCGTTAAGGTTTTTAACGTAATATTGCCTGAAGCAATGTTTTTCAGTCTGCTCAATTTGCATAAATATTATCGCCATACGATTAAACATTCATTTTAGCGAGGTAACACGCACAACCATCGGTCCTGTTTAGTTTTTAGCGCAAAGAATCGGGAATGGCTGATTATAGGTGCTGGGTATTAACTTAATTTTAGATGCTGTGTTAGTGTGGCCACAGCGTTCGTGCGTTCTTGTGCTTTATCCAGAAATAGTGCGATCTCTGCTTTTGATGTGCGAAATGTATATTTATGTTTTCTATAATCCTCCCGCAGAGACTGGACGCCTTGATGCCTAAACTCCGCTCAGCGAGGGATGTGCCGCAGGACTGTTCTTGCCCGCCAGGTGCGTCTTCCCGTCTGACAGAACT of the Brienomyrus brachyistius isolate T26 unplaced genomic scaffold, BBRACH_0.4 scaffold1099, whole genome shotgun sequence genome contains:
- the LOC125730264 gene encoding collagen alpha-1(XXIII) chain-like; this encodes MMASAAKYKEESEPRNSLAWQSCCFAGILPTAACFVLSVSSISLGLLLSSRTSHLEHRVKVLEAQKSSLFLDAASELGADGTVLTLRDAIEKLLQERLDALMPKLRSARDVPQDCSCPPGDDKRSA